A genomic region of Trichothermofontia sichuanensis B231 contains the following coding sequences:
- a CDS encoding caspase family protein — protein MKRRTFLQQTGGVLAATAISEVALTLLGDRYQRALAKPGSRKLALLIGINAYPAKALEATATADLTLKGCLTDVALQRELLIHRFGFQPADILTLTDQQATRAGIETAFREHLIQQAQPGDVVLVHFSGYGSLVNLPGATVSPQLSLVPIDGLLAPTPPDAIPVINDLVEETLYLLLRSLRTDQVTTVLDTSYYSLSDSNDTVMTADELPLWGVGTALTGNLRVRSRLSPLTGHLSADALEAQASLRQPATNLKLKGQATYWQRFPGTLLSASPLLPAGTPLPAIGGNAFEVDWNGFSSGLLTASLVHHLWHLLPAATIVTSFAATRQAVQQVAGSSQMPQLSGETRSVPYYVPNTIGVAASALSGTYGANADAVVVAVEGDGKTGQIQLAGLPPLVVAQYGAHSQFTLLDPSLSQPLQVQVQSRSGLLARVRLLAATPGADDGAVASPEPGDGSSQEKRLPTLAVGQLLQELVRVVPRQMNLVVGLDSTLERIERVDATSAFSTLPMVSTVLADQPADYLFGRVSPLSPTLIAGLLPRKTPRPPTLATTSLSTTQVDMAPALASLFDRASYGLMSIARQVIPNTLVAGEEAVKVAVHRLAPQLQTLLAVKYLRLTSNPTSSQLGLCLTIIQVRPDRLVYQQFTERVPLPPEAPAIVGAMKMASPLPPDGPILQVPVGSQVRYSLYNYSGAPIYYLLLGLDTGGNAIALSGSLKTYPQDKRPRLQDQVIPPGAVITLPAIDAPSPWVVTGVQGQMELFLIGSHAPFPQAMTALGKGMSTIRETIPAGITDGQRLVPLANPLEVAQAVLKDLQQATAATGQRLTAASDTYSLDVRTWATFNVIYQVV, from the coding sequence ATGAAGCGACGAACCTTTTTGCAGCAAACGGGTGGTGTTCTCGCCGCAACGGCTATCAGTGAGGTGGCCCTGACGCTGCTGGGCGATCGCTATCAGCGGGCGTTGGCGAAACCGGGCAGCCGCAAGCTGGCTCTGTTGATTGGGATTAACGCCTATCCGGCCAAGGCCCTGGAGGCGACGGCTACTGCTGATTTGACCCTGAAGGGGTGTCTGACGGATGTGGCACTTCAGCGGGAATTGTTGATCCACCGGTTTGGGTTTCAGCCGGCTGATATCCTCACGTTGACCGATCAACAGGCAACCCGTGCGGGGATTGAGACAGCTTTTCGGGAGCATCTGATTCAGCAGGCCCAACCGGGGGATGTGGTCCTGGTCCACTTCAGCGGCTATGGCAGTCTGGTTAATCTGCCGGGGGCAACGGTTTCCCCCCAGTTGAGCTTGGTGCCGATCGATGGTCTCCTGGCGCCCACCCCGCCAGATGCCATCCCCGTGATTAATGATTTGGTTGAGGAAACCCTGTATCTGTTGCTGCGATCACTGCGGACGGATCAGGTCACAACGGTACTGGATACGAGCTACTACAGCCTGTCTGATTCTAATGACACGGTGATGACTGCGGATGAGTTGCCCCTTTGGGGGGTGGGAACGGCGTTGACGGGTAACCTGCGGGTGCGATCGCGCTTAAGTCCCCTGACGGGTCACCTCAGTGCCGATGCCCTAGAGGCACAAGCCAGCCTGCGCCAACCAGCCACCAACCTCAAACTTAAGGGGCAAGCCACCTACTGGCAACGGTTTCCGGGCACCCTGTTGAGCGCCAGTCCGTTACTACCCGCCGGAACCCCGCTGCCCGCGATCGGGGGAAATGCCTTTGAAGTGGATTGGAATGGCTTTAGCAGTGGGTTGTTGACCGCTAGCTTGGTTCACCACCTGTGGCACCTGCTGCCCGCAGCGACGATCGTCACTAGCTTTGCCGCCACCCGCCAAGCCGTGCAGCAGGTGGCGGGGAGCAGCCAGATGCCCCAACTCAGTGGCGAAACCCGCAGTGTTCCCTACTATGTCCCTAATACGATCGGGGTTGCCGCTTCTGCCTTGTCGGGAACATACGGTGCTAACGCCGATGCAGTAGTTGTGGCGGTGGAGGGAGATGGCAAAACGGGGCAGATCCAGTTGGCGGGCTTGCCACCGCTGGTGGTCGCCCAATATGGTGCCCATTCCCAATTCACCCTACTAGACCCCAGCCTCAGCCAGCCGCTCCAGGTTCAGGTTCAGTCCCGCAGTGGGTTACTGGCGCGTGTACGGTTGTTAGCAGCGACACCAGGGGCAGATGACGGGGCAGTAGCCAGCCCTGAGCCGGGTGACGGATCCTCTCAGGAGAAGCGTCTGCCCACCCTTGCCGTAGGCCAGTTGCTTCAGGAATTGGTGCGAGTCGTGCCGCGTCAGATGAATTTGGTGGTGGGGCTGGACAGTACCCTGGAGCGGATTGAACGTGTGGATGCCACCAGTGCCTTTTCTACCCTGCCGATGGTTTCTACGGTCCTGGCGGATCAGCCAGCAGATTACCTGTTTGGACGAGTCAGCCCCTTGTCTCCGACCCTCATCGCCGGATTACTGCCCAGGAAAACGCCTCGTCCCCCAACGCTGGCAACGACTTCCCTGTCGACTACCCAGGTTGATATGGCTCCTGCTTTAGCATCTTTATTTGATCGCGCCAGTTATGGCCTGATGTCGATCGCCCGACAGGTAATTCCCAACACCCTGGTGGCGGGGGAGGAGGCCGTGAAGGTGGCGGTCCATCGCCTTGCGCCGCAATTACAAACCTTGTTGGCGGTCAAGTATCTGCGCTTGACCAGTAATCCAACCTCATCCCAACTGGGTCTGTGTTTAACTATTATCCAGGTGAGGCCAGATCGCTTGGTGTATCAACAATTCACGGAGCGGGTGCCCTTGCCACCAGAGGCGCCTGCGATTGTGGGTGCCATGAAGATGGCTAGTCCCTTGCCACCGGATGGACCTATTCTTCAGGTGCCAGTTGGCAGCCAGGTGCGCTACTCCCTTTATAACTACAGCGGTGCTCCTATCTACTATCTGTTGTTGGGTCTGGATACGGGGGGCAATGCGATCGCCCTGTCTGGTAGCCTGAAGACCTATCCCCAGGATAAGCGCCCGCGCCTTCAGGATCAGGTGATCCCACCGGGGGCTGTGATCACCCTGCCCGCGATCGATGCGCCGAGTCCCTGGGTGGTAACGGGCGTGCAAGGGCAAATGGAATTGTTCCTGATTGGCAGCCATGCCCCTTTCCCCCAAGCAATGACCGCGCTAGGTAAGGGAATGTCCACGATTCGCGAAACGATCCCGGCGGGAATTACCGACGGTCAGCGGCTAGTGCCCCTGGCCAATCCGCTGGAAGTGGCCCAGGCAGTATTAAAGGATCTACAGCAAGCGACCGCGGCGACAGGTCAGCGTTTGACCGCTGCCAGTGATACCTATAGTCTGGACGTTCGGACTTGGGCAACCTTTAATGTCATTTATCAAGTTGTTTAG
- a CDS encoding metal-sensing transcriptional repressor yields the protein MSTPAPHPHPLPLEPEHTPDTPHPHPHACGYAHGHVHSEASLRQIVNRLSRIEGHIRGIKTMVQESRPCPDVLIQIAAVRGAIDRVARLILDEHLTECVARAAQEGNIEMELEELKAALDRFLP from the coding sequence ATGTCCACCCCTGCGCCCCACCCCCACCCCTTGCCGCTAGAGCCTGAGCATACCCCCGATACCCCGCACCCGCATCCCCATGCGTGTGGGTATGCACACGGCCATGTCCATAGTGAGGCATCGCTGCGGCAGATTGTGAATCGGCTTTCGCGAATTGAGGGCCACATTCGAGGGATTAAGACTATGGTGCAGGAAAGTCGCCCCTGTCCAGATGTACTGATTCAGATAGCAGCAGTGCGAGGGGCGATCGATCGTGTCGCCCGTCTGATTCTGGATGAACATCTAACTGAATGTGTCGCCCGTGCGGCCCAGGAAGGCAACATTGAGATGGAATTGGAGGAACTCAAGGCCGCCCTCGATCGCTTTTTACCCTGA
- the sat gene encoding sulfate adenylyltransferase has protein sequence MSQQKYGIAPHGGTLINRLASPEQRQEWLDKAEHLPRVELDERAVSDLVMIAIGGFSPLTGFMGQADYDRVVNEMHLVNGLPWSIPITLSVSEGEAERLTIGHLVRLDDATGRFVGVLELTEKYPYDKMHEALHVYRTNEEKHPGVRVVYEQGPINLAGPVWLLQRDLDPRFPTYQIDPVESRALFREKGWQTVVGFQTRNPIHRAHEYIQKCALEIVDGLFLHPLVGATKSDDIPAEVRMRCYEIMLEHYFPRDRVILAINPAAMRYAGPREAIFHAIVRKNYGCTHFIVGRDHAGVGDYYGTYDAQHIFDEFDPAALGIVPLKFEHAFYCTRTQAMATTKTSPSLPEERIHLSGTKVREMLRRGELPPPEFSRPEVAAELAKAMQLLEG, from the coding sequence ATGAGCCAGCAAAAGTACGGAATTGCGCCCCACGGGGGCACCCTGATCAATCGCCTTGCTTCCCCTGAACAACGCCAGGAATGGCTGGATAAGGCGGAGCATTTGCCCCGAGTTGAACTCGATGAACGGGCTGTTTCCGATCTCGTTATGATTGCGATCGGTGGCTTCAGCCCGCTGACGGGGTTCATGGGACAGGCGGATTACGATCGCGTCGTCAATGAAATGCACCTGGTTAATGGGTTGCCCTGGTCCATTCCGATCACCCTGTCCGTGAGTGAGGGGGAGGCAGAACGGCTGACGATCGGCCATCTGGTTCGGCTGGATGATGCTACTGGCCGTTTTGTGGGGGTATTGGAACTCACGGAGAAATATCCCTACGACAAAATGCACGAGGCCCTGCACGTCTATCGCACCAATGAAGAAAAACATCCGGGGGTGCGGGTGGTTTATGAGCAGGGACCGATTAACCTGGCGGGGCCGGTCTGGCTACTGCAACGCGACCTGGATCCGCGCTTCCCGACGTATCAGATCGATCCAGTTGAATCCCGGGCACTTTTCCGAGAAAAGGGTTGGCAAACGGTGGTGGGCTTCCAAACCCGCAACCCGATCCACCGTGCCCATGAATATATTCAAAAATGCGCCCTAGAAATTGTGGATGGCTTGTTTTTGCATCCCCTGGTGGGCGCGACTAAGTCGGATGATATTCCCGCTGAGGTGCGGATGCGCTGCTATGAAATTATGCTGGAGCACTATTTCCCCAGGGATCGGGTGATTCTGGCGATCAATCCCGCGGCTATGCGCTATGCCGGTCCCCGTGAGGCGATTTTCCACGCGATCGTACGCAAAAATTACGGTTGCACCCACTTCATTGTGGGCCGTGATCATGCGGGGGTTGGCGACTATTACGGAACCTACGATGCCCAGCACATTTTCGACGAATTTGATCCGGCAGCCCTAGGGATTGTGCCGTTAAAATTTGAACATGCGTTCTACTGCACCCGTACCCAGGCGATGGCGACGACCAAAACCAGCCCCAGCCTGCCAGAGGAACGGATTCACCTGTCGGGTACCAAGGTGCGAGAAATGCTGCGCCGCGGCGAACTGCCTCCGCCTGAATTTTCTCGCCCGGAAGTGGCAGCGGAACTCGCCAAGGCCATGCAGCTTCTGGAAGGCTAA
- a CDS encoding porin family protein, whose amino-acid sequence MSNSKVLTFYYDVRSAMKSCWKAIGAIAALSALTGASLLLVADGASAQTAGMRGSYFGAGGAAGLTSGGAADGNGENANFGGNLQGRVDIPNAPVSLRGAVIFSDTASQIMPLVTYDVPLSNRANLYAGGGYSFFETDKTNRRQPTPLGNDDTVILTTGVEAAVTRDIVVYTDAKYGIDAYQSKGSGGAVSIQFGAGFRF is encoded by the coding sequence ATGTCGAATTCCAAAGTTTTAACTTTCTACTACGATGTGAGGTCAGCCATGAAAAGTTGTTGGAAGGCTATCGGGGCGATTGCTGCATTGTCCGCATTAACAGGAGCCTCCCTGCTCCTGGTTGCTGATGGGGCTTCGGCCCAAACTGCCGGGATGCGCGGCAGTTACTTCGGCGCAGGTGGGGCGGCAGGTTTAACCAGTGGCGGTGCGGCAGATGGCAATGGTGAAAATGCTAACTTTGGTGGCAACCTCCAGGGCCGAGTTGATATTCCCAATGCACCGGTGTCGTTACGAGGAGCCGTAATTTTTAGTGATACGGCTAGCCAGATCATGCCCCTAGTAACCTATGATGTTCCCCTCAGCAATCGGGCAAATTTGTATGCAGGGGGGGGTTACTCCTTCTTTGAAACCGATAAAACGAATCGTCGGCAACCAACTCCTCTGGGTAATGATGATACGGTGATCTTGACAACAGGGGTAGAAGCTGCGGTGACCCGGGATATTGTAGTCTACACCGATGCCAAGTATGGCATTGATGCCTATCAATCGAAAGGGTCAGGAGGTGCAGTCAGCATTCAATTTGGGGCAGGCTTCCGCTTCTAA